Genomic segment of Primulina huaijiensis isolate GDHJ02 unplaced genomic scaffold, ASM1229523v2 scaffold37281, whole genome shotgun sequence:
GAAACATATGCTGACAATTACCTTTGTACGTCCATAGGGATTTGCAGCACTTATGGGGGATTCTTCTGTGCATGGTACCACTTTTGGCCAACCATAAACAGTAGCTGAGGATGAAAATACAAGCTGAAAATTAAGTACAAGTAAATCCAGTTAAGACAAGAAATCAACTGAAaataacacatatatatacatgaagCCACGATATAGTTTAGACAGGTACGTTTTTACAGCCATGTGCCGCCATGACTTCTAGTAGAACAATTGTGCCAATAAGGTTGTTGTCATAGTACAGCAACGGTTTCTGCACACTTTCGCCAACTGCTTTTAATCCAGCAAAATGAATAACAGCCTCAAACCTTAATTGAGTGCAATGTCAGCAGCAAAAGTGGGGTCAATGCTTAAGTTTGGAAGAACCAATATAAAAAATCCCTCTACTGATTTATTGATAATGAATCAAATTTCTATTGATAACATTAGCTCGCGACAAGTTAAACCTCATTAGCTATCCCGGAGATCTAAATTGAGATGAGGGTCATAATATAGACCGTAAAAGAAATATAAAGATCATTGTTTTCCtgaatgaaaaaattgaaattaaatatgaaaattgaaGAACCAGACAGCCACTGACAGAGCCAAGGTGGGGACGGGTGAGTGCGACCCCCCtcgattttttaatttcattgactaggagtataaaattaattatatatatttttcactttCCCACTAATATTTGCTCTTGCTCCCCTAAAAGACCCCACAACCTCTATTTTCTGACTCCGTCCCTAAAGACAGCCGATATTGAGGAATAAGATGACAATCCAACTTGGGTACCTAGTATCAGCTGATCAACAACCCAAAATTATTGACGACTGCTACTGTCGACCGTCAATCAATTAACAATGAACCAAATAGAGTTTTCTTGGTATTTCCAGATGTGACCAATGCAATCCAATATTTTAAGTTTCCCACAATTGGAAGACATCTGCTCATGATCATTCaaagattattttgtttctttcttAAGCGGTTGCTATTCATGAATCTCACTACGATACATGACTTTCTGAATTTTAACTATCCTGAACATATAATCAACTTACAATGAATGTGTTATTTTTTCCGCCTACACCAAAGAAAACCAAACTCCTCTATAGAATCTTACATCTGCTATACATCTTGCCCCCTCGGTAATAGGAGAACAATGATACATGTCATCAATGGAAAGAGTAACAGCAAAATGAGTGTTTCGGCTGTGAGACTAGAGTCCATGAATCCAAATTCGTCATCAATCCCTACTACAATCAGATATTTATTtgaagataaataataaaataatacaaaccCAACAAAAATACTCACTTTTCAGAAGCAAAAAGCTTCTCAAGTGCAGGCTTATCCCGCAGATCTATCTGCAATCAAATACAAATACCATAGAGATGAAGTTAAAAGTTAGAAAAAAACACCATCACAGTTCATCTATCATAAGACAGTATTTCAGAGAGAAAAGTGTGGATCAATTATCAAACTCATCATAGGCAATAAATCAGTCCAATATCTCACTCTTCATATTAATTGCACTAGTCCACCCAATCTAGCGTCactatcaaaactaaaatcataaCGAAGCTAAAATGTTTACACATCAACAAGAATCCCTCCACCTTCAAAGCCATAATTACCAGAAACTACCCAAAATAAAACAGATCCACCGATTAACAAACAATTAAAACTCCAAGAAATTCAGACTTTACGATATCAACACCACTGCAGTACAGAAATACTAATCAAGATCGACTCTTTCCACGCAAACCGCAACCCAAACACCAATAATCACAGAACCCAATAAAAACCCAAAGAAAAATAAGGAGAAATTGAGAAAAAAGGGACCTTGTGAAAAGTGAGATTGGATCCATGTTCACCAGCGAGTTCTTGGACTCTCTTGATGGCAATTTCGGAAGAATTGTCCAAATTATCCACCACCGCCGTCTTGTATCCTCCCAACAGCAACTGCAGCACAGTGTGGCTTCCGATGTATCCCGCACCCCCGGTCACAAGTATACTCCGCGACATGGTTTTGATCGAAAGTAATGAAAAACCCGGAACAAaaattgagtattgatcagattTTTCAGATGCAAAATGCAGAAAGGAACAAAAAGTGAACTCTAGAGATGCTGTGTACACAAATAGTGCACACtggtaatataatatatatacaacaCGTGGGTACCCTGCGATGGATTTAGCCAATTGGTAATGTATGGACCGCCTGACCATGGAATATGGTACGGAAACCGGATTCAACTTTAGGTGGTTGGCTGGATGAAGAAATTTGGTTTAGATTTTGGTTTCATTTTTAATTGACGTGAACTCAACTCCTAACACGGTATTTGGAAGAATAAAAAATggaattgaaatttaaaatcaatagattttGTATTCTATTGTGGTGATTgactaatattatttaataattagatttgattatttaaattaatattatatgatattttaaaaaaatttgtattttattaataatatttaatatacatatattgtTTATACGTGATatacaagaaaaattatttttaaatataaaataattttttaataatgaaaaaattttataaaaaaattgaaataaaatcatcagattatgataaattaagtttttagtattaaaaaataatcgagaatcacaataaaaagaaaaaatttaaataatttttaaaacatataaatatttttaaataacttcaaaaaaaaaatttcaattgtaCGATAAAGTATgtgtaaattaaatatattgttttttgtttttatgaaatgatatttcaattagttttaaaaagaaaaaataagttattttaGTTCATATAACCCAAATCTAATAAAAACCCGCTTTCATTTTCGTTAAGATTTCATTCAATTATATCAAATCCCACCAAATCTCAATTtcgttataaaattttattatattaaacacTCAAAATGACATTTCTAATTCCAAATCCAACTAAATTCtataaaattcatgaaaccAAACACACTATAAGAATGTAATACATATGTGTATAAAAACAGACTTTCTATTAAAACAGTATTTTCTCATGGATAATAAACATcctataaaagaaaatatttatcaagtattaatatatttatctaCTATTATAACTAttaaatatattgaaatgtttgcatatgatattttattaaattttcactttGATATTcgattttatagaattttaaatttaattagtttataattgtatgatatatataatcgatttaattgattattatttttaataattattcaatcaacatatttactaattttaataataaatttaatataataacaatatatataaaacccAGAACCATCTCACGCATGCGAGGCAATCCTTCCATGATTTGAATCGGTTTAATATTTTTCAGTGGaaagtttaactttaaaaaaattacatgctatcaattatttaattagtagtaGCCCTTTTCACCGGAAATGGAGCCACCCACTTTATTCCCacaattttgtaattttattgattagatgtttaaaattatttatattttttttcatttttctttgtcccaactaaaatttttaattttttttttgttccccAGCCTCAATTTTCTAGGTTCGTCCCTACCTTTCACCTAATGATTTCACATTAATAAAAACGACGAGTTGTCAATTGAGTTGAACTTACTTTACAACCCAGTTGAACCAAGTCTAATTAGATCTATACTGGTTCTATGAAAATCCAACAAGTAAAGCCCTGTTCAAATCTAACACTGTTAAAATGGGTCGAAGTTTGGGGAGCCGGTCTAATTTTGTATCCAATCTGGCAGAACGCCATGCTTTGGCAAATATATATTGTCAACTCAATTCActtattttatattatgaaCAAACCGATTCGATGAGCATAACTTGTTTTGACAGCTCAACCCAAATCCCTTAGCTAATTGTTTTCACTTTAATAATGTTATTAGATTGCTAAAATcgaaataataaatatactAAAAACGAATCGAGTTAGAATATGATCCATCGATCCAGTGAATGGTCAGATGATAAATGCAtactcaaaattcaaaattttgaaggaTAGACGGGTCGATTCGTATTGATCTCATGATTTTATCATGTAAATTAAAGTACTTAATAGGCCAAAAAAACATTGTTTTAAATATCCTAACTCATTTTTCAGTTctccaaatatttgaaatatgttTTAGACGGTATAATAATAAACacaagcataaaaatatattaatgtgTTTAGTATATCAAGAAATATATTTTGGATTAGATGAAATTTTATGTGTAAAAATGCTTAGTCAGACATTATAAGACATTTTCACActgcttaaaaaaataaataatctcaaACTAGAGAGATCTCGAGTCGCATTTTCGAAAatcgaaaatataaataaagacGATAATGGAGGTGCGGGGAATCGAACCCCGTGCCTCTCGCATGCGAAGCGAGCGCTCTACCATATGAGCTACACCCCCTGTTGATTCTCCAGgattaacatattatataaatCAATCCACAACTAATTTGACAGACATAGGAAGTTTAAAATAGTcatgtaaaattaaataacaaacaCATCAATAAATtaacaacaaaaaattaaactaaTAATCTCCAAATCGAATAGATCAAGTGTCGAGCACAACTAGAATATGGAGGGAcaacaattttatttaaattcgaTGGAAAATTAGATATCAGATTCAAATAGAGGAATCCGAgtaaattcatatatatattttgatattatgGTCACCTAATATGCCTAATTCTGTGTTCACAAATGAAATGTCATTCATATATTAGATGTACAATTTTGGATATGCTTTTATCACAACCAATAGAAAATATAAGTATTTAAGTCTGGAAGTACTGAGTTCGAGTGTTGGGAGGCGAAAGAAACAACTTTCTAAAAGTGATATATTTTATGAGTAATGGTACATAGGCATGGATCATAGCTCATGTTGGACCAACTTGCAGCCATGACCAGTAGTGGTCAATGGATATGTGTTGGGTCTCATGTTGCGTCAGCTTACGACTAACTTCATTACAAATAGTTCTCCAATATGTTTGAATATTTCGAAACGAATTCAAAGTTTAATTCAAATcgatcaaaaaaattaaatttttgagttTCAAATAGAGCTCGAATTCGATTATAATTAACTGAATTCGATCTTTAAATTATGTCATATTCTATTCGATTCAGTTGATTCATACATTAGATAAAAACCTAAAAAAGTAAGAATGATGTCACTCTAAAAGCAATCGAAAAATAAagattaacattttaaaaatagaaatattacTAAAAATATGTAGAACAAGACATAGTATTATCATGTATTCAtttctctttaaaataaaatcagtgGTTTGAGTAAATAATCAAACAGATATAAGCCCAAATTGACTTGTGGCCACAATTTGAAGCTCCCCTAGAATTCACTCAAATCCTTTCTTCTTCACCGAAACAACACAAAACAAAATGGTCATGGCTGCTTCATTCCAGCTCCCAACTCCTCAACCCCCGATTCTGCCCAAGTCCCACTTCCTCGGCAGATCAAATTCCATCATCACCAACCAGAAATCACCAATTTACAAAAACACGAAATCCCGACTCAAAAACATTCCCACTGCCAAATTCAATCTGTACGAAATAATGGGGGGGAGAGGCCTTTGCAACGGAGAAGAAAATCTCGGAAAAGAGCTCGAGAGAACAGTATCCGAATCATCCCAACTCGCAACTGCGTCGAAATTGGAAGAAGATAAGGCATCGCCTCTCTCAAACATACCAGAAGATGGATTCGGGAAGGAGATGTTGGGTTTGACAGGCGGATTCCCAGGGGGTGAAAGGGGTCTCGAGATGTTCATCGCACAAAACCCACCACCCCCCAAAAAGGATAAATCGTTCGTGTTCGATAAAAGTCTCGTGAAGAAACCCAAGCCCCCGGAATTGCCGCTGATTTTGCCCGGAATGATCGCTATCGTGAAGAATCCGAACAATCCTTTCCATATGTACTGTGGGATTGTTCAGAGGATTACGGATGGGAAGGCGGGGGTGCTGTTTGAAGGTGGGAATTGGGATCGACTCGTCACATTCAGGCTTGAGGAACTCGAGCGACGTGAGAAGGGGCCTCCGATGGTGAGTCCCAGTTCTGTAATTATTGAAGAAATGGTGGAGACGAGCTCGTGATTCTGATTTCTCTTGTTGGTAATCGATACATATTCCCAGTATTTCTTGAATTTGTATACAGTAGAAACATCTCAGAGTTCAGACTACAAAACAGGAGAGAAAAgtcttaaattatattatatgatatattttttgaaaaaaacatcGACATTGTTGTGCCAAGCTTGACAGATGCCTAGCTGTCTATCTACATGAAACTGGCAAAATACAAAAGAAGATGAAAAGGTGGTAAGACTAAATCTATTTAAACTGTTGTACAAGTCTATagtatacataaatataaatgaaatcTAAATCTACAGGCCTATACAGATATACTCCGCTTAGCTAAAATATCATCATCAAAAGCCAATCGTAAAATGCGATCTCCAATCATTGTGAGagcatatattattaatatatctataatttatctatttaaacttatgtttatttgattatattatttatctatttattaattattcaatTCCAACACGTTAGTTTTATCGATGATAGTCACCTAAAAAATATGAACGTTTTGCTTCACTCGATCGTACACAACAGGCATCGGCGAACAGCCACTCATCTGAAGAGCTCGCCGTCTCTTCAAGGAACACAGCAGCTTTGAATCATTCAGCAGGAACGGCGAACTGAGCTGAAACGCTCTCTCCAATCACATATAAGTGAATCGTACGTACCAAATGAATCTATGCATGTAAAGTTAAAAAATGTATGGCAAATTACATGATTATTAAATGATGAGTAATTTGAATTCATCTCCTTTGCATCGTGTATTTAACACTCACAATCCTTAAcatgttataatttttacacTTGAAAAGAGAGATAAGTGTCAGATTCATAAAATATAAGAGCGGTGAATGCGAAAAcacattatttcaaaataacaattaattttgttttgttaAAGATATTCTTAATAAATAGTAATAGATGTGCAACATTTTAtttcatgggattattactatgttttaaatgttaagTAATTTCATAGAAATTTGGAAGTTGAGAGGGAACATAGATATGATCGATGTATCTTCAGATATTTTATCTGACATAAGTTTCAGCAGGCTGGGAACATGAATGGAATTTGGACACATATATCTGGATGACAAAGATACTTCATATGTATATTAATTAATGTATATCGAATATAGTGTGGtgtgtttatataatatttttttaataaataattagatttttattcaaataattgtaAAAACATTACatgtaatttgaatttattatatttaaataaacacATATCATAGTTATAAAAAATAGCGAGAGACTAAACTGTAATTTTGAAAtgatggaaaaaaaatatatcataacaCCAATAAATAAAGATGCCAAAACATCTAAACCATTTCAATCAATGATATCTATAAGGGGAATAGAAATAAAAGCTTTCCGATAAATGGGATTCATCgtaaacaaataataattaaatatctatTTCCGTACATTTTgataaatcaattttaaaataacattacGATGAATTTCAAAGTTCATTCCGTATTTCAAATCCTCCTATCCAAACCAAATCTTAAGTCCATCTCACAATTTTCGGGTCAATATCGCAACTAGGAAATACtataatatgatataaatgGAAGATCTAGATTGGCATAAATCCAtaaagattaatttttttaaaaaaatctcaagATTTAGTTCATCACCAGTGTCAGAAACACGTCTAAAAATCGAAATATACTTATCCTTTTGCAAGTATTTCATATAGCTGACTgacaaattttttgtttatgcTCCAAAAAAATCTCAATTTCGATACACAAAGTTGTCTTCGAAATAGGAATCATTGATATGTCCGTAAAGATTTGCATCCTAGGAAAAAAGTGGGACCCCCCGTCATTCAATTATTTATTGGGAaagaaaataattgtttttggaCATGGCCGATCTATATATTATTAAGATAAATTGCATCTCCCATTCACCAAATTTCCTGGGTTTTATGTTATAGAAAGAAAGATATAAGAGCGGTGAAAAATATCTAAAACTATTTACATAATAGATGAAACGTATATCGAGGGGGACCAAAATTTTATGGAACACCTTGTTTTCTGCTTGGAATAACAGTCCAACAAAAGTGGTGTTTTTATTGCGTgcgtatatatataattttgttatgTTATCTTTCAAATGTGTTTATCGTGACGCTTATCTATTGGATTAGATTGTGtaaatatttttgaagataatatttgtattttttttatttttaattttttagaaataatggtaataaaaaagaaatttatgTTTAAGTAACTAATTTATTAATCGAAACAATTATAATTTACTAGAATTaaaaataagaacaaaaaaGGGAAGTGTATAATTTcccatttataaaataataaataaatatgtagtgtatttaacaaaaaatagagTGTGGATAAGTTATATAATTAGAGATTTTGTATTTgcttatttattatctcaaaaaatTTTGTTAGACGGTATatcgagtcaattttgtgaaacgaatctcttatttaggtcatctatgaaaaaatattaattattattgtaaatatgaacaaagttgacccgtgagaccgtttcaaaATAGATATATTGTAATTATATATACATCTCGAAATCGCCATCTTCCTTCTTAACAATGGCAATCacttatatattttatgaaaaattatatattaaccGAAACTCCCTTTTTTTTgggttaatatatttttttccccaCAGGAAAAAGTAAGATGCGATAGCTACGTGAAATCAGAAATAAGctttaaaaaaacgaaaatcagaaagaaaaaaaaaacaaaaacaaaagaaaacaaaaacttaAGTTGTATTTTGAAATTGCCAACTCGTGTATATTAGCGGCTATCTAGCGAAATCCTTCCTCTCTCCGATGCAACTACAAACTACGTGTCGCTCTCCCCGCCTCGTTTCTCTTCCTCTCTACAAATTCCCATACACAGACAAGTAGCTCTATATATTCTTCCATATTTATACCCTACGATCTCACATTTCTGCGCCGCTTCCAATGTCGTTCATGCATGAGCCAAGACTACCGCGAGAAGATGATCCTGAAAAGATGGCATCAGGTTCCGGCAAGGAAACTTCTCTGCATGCCAGAAGGGCACGTGGATCCCGTAGGAATAGGCTTCGGATTCAGAGGCTCAAGTCTTTGAGTTTGAAGGCGGAGGCTGGCAGCTTTAAGAATGATCAGGGTTCGGAGCTGCATTCGTCAGTTTCGTCGGCTGAGTCTGTGGATATCGGCAGTGGAAAAGGGTACAGATTTGGATGTGAAGAAGAAGGGTTTTCTGAGGGAAAGAGTGATGGCTTGGATTTTGGGCACGTGTCGGTGATGGGGCGGCGGAGGGTGATGGAGGATTCCGTGGCGGTGGTGCCGCCTGTCGGGTTTGCAGGGGAGTACTCTTTCTTTGCTGTTTACGACGGGCACGGCGGTGCAGAGGTGGCCAAGAGTTGCTGCGAGAGGCTGCATATTTTTTTGGAGAAGCATGTAGAGAAGGCTAGAAATTCGCCGTTGGTGGAGGAATTTGATTGGAAGAAGGTGATGGCGGGGTGTTTTAGGAGTATGGATGAAGAGTTTTCAGAGGAGGAGAATGCGGCGGAGATGGGGTCGACGGCGTTGGTTGTCCTGGTGGGGAAGGAGGAGGTCGTAGTGGCGAATTGTGGAGATTCCAGGGCGGTGCTCGGTCGGGGTGGAGCTGCCGTGCCTTTGTCGAGGGATCACAAGGTGACACTCATGACAGTCTTCTCcgttttctaattaatttgatttattaatcctaaaataaagatttttttagtaattttctGTCGGTCATTGTTTTtacaaaattcatgatttcatAATGAGATTgcatgaaatatataatattatttttcgttGAAATggttatgaaaaattatttattttttcagggCCGTCGTTTTTAGATTTTTGTTCTGATATATGACATGCCAAAATATTATATACAGAAGGGATATTTCgtgctttatataataatattaataataactatttttaatatttggaTTATATTAGCCGGACCGACCGGATGAGAAGCAGAGAATAGAAGCTGCAGGAGGAAACATCTTAAACTGGAACGGCTGGCGTGTACAAGGAGTTCTTGCCACTTCAAGATCCTTAGGTAAGATAACCGAAAATGGAGTCTAATTAAATCGAGATCAAATCCCTTCTGTCTTGGGAGATTGCAACCTCTAATAAAATACTTGGATCTTTCCTTCACAAATTTGTTGAAGAAAAAATCCGTGAGGTTTCTAACATTCCTTTAGACTGGCGGAGACGAGCGTGACCCGTGACCCATGATTCTATTGTGGCCTATCATCAAGAATGTGTAGCCATATTCTTTAGCAGATATCATCATCTACTGTACTGAATCTTGTTTTAAGTTGACTTGATTCTTGAACACTTGTATTTGGTGCACTATATTATTCGAGaagacctgatctttgttgatCTCATATATATCACATGCAGGCGATTACTCTCTGAAAAAGTATGTAATCTCAGAGCCCGAGGTCATTGTCGCCAAAAGAACAGAGTCGGACGACTTCCTCATAATAGCCACAGATGGCCTGTGGGATGTGTTGTGCAATAGGATAGCGTGTCAAGTCGTAAAGAACTGTCTACGTGGTAGAATAGAGCCGCGGCACGATCGAACCGGGGCTTCAGAGGCAGCGGCAGCATTGGTCGAACTAGCCATTTCCAGGGGAAGCAGAGACAACATCAGCGTCATCGTTGTGCAGTTGAAGTGAATCTGCATGTATCAACTTTTGTTCgtgatttttcctttttttaataaacttttGTTTGTGAATCGGTGGCTTTTGCTTGctcgttttattttatttttgttgttttttggtAGGTTTAGAGTTGAATGGTAAAAAGTTAGTATTCCAAGTCTTTGATCTGGATTGGTTTTCCTGGAGCATCCACCTGTCACATACATactataataatattttcattatcttacattcattttaaaaataacactttgttatttattgttatttacttatctatatttattcttattttatattaaaataatatatttccaattttatttacaatatttaaacgtttattatttatgttttttattcaaaattaaatttttattataaatttgaaataaataataactTAGAAAAAATCACAGTTGTATAcaataaaaaacatataaattaaatatttcaaaaatatataaaatactaTTTCAcataattttgttgaattatGTCTAAATATGTTACttgtcacaatttttttttgtatgtttattattaaaacaataaaacgttgctacaaaaattttttttaaaaaaactattggCCAAATTTAAAAAACTGTGCTGTCAAAAGTtttagagtgggtctcatgtgagatggGTTAAccttacccatattcacaataaatagtagtactcttagcataaaaagtaatactttttcatggatgacctaaataagagatccgtctcacaaatacgacccgtgagaccgtctcacacaagtttttgtcaaagttttatatgattattaccttttgtaaaattttattttacatatattgcCATAAATACTTTGACGAGAAATCAATTAATGCTATCACTTTCTAAACACTTTAAATTTCACAGTATTTTGTTTCCtgaaatattgaaataaaaatgacatgaaAAAATGAACCCACTGGGCCTCGATCTGATCACGGTTAACATGAACCGATCTAATCTTTTGGTCTGTACGATTGGGTTTAGTTTTGATGAACCCAATTTGTTGGCCGTGAATTAACCGTCCGACCCATTTGCAACTATATCATCATTCATCACCACCCAGAAGAGAGATCAATAAATTGAGTTtaggttttaaaaaaagtttattttcatACATTTTTCGGTTGAGTTATTTCGATTATTACTATCTTTTTTACATTTTGGTTTGGTTGGATTGATCTTGTGCACATTCAGTGTGAGATCTTTAGAGTAACTACCTTGGAggacactaaaatatttaattccataattatcCTTCTTATCCTACTAAAAACCTCAtcaagtcactccatattttatatagaaaaaaatttaaaaaaatttatcttttaaatcaaataactcttttaaattgaaaataatttcgtgttaattgtttaatattatttgattatattaataataataataataataataataataataatactacaTATAATGCAATGTGTGTATCTTTTACCAGTGTAAAATATGAGGCAATAATTGTGGTAGACAAGTCACAATTTAATGGATGATGTTAATGAAATGACCTGGCAAGCATGTGCACCTGTTCCATAATTCAGGCTCGTAAGGGGCTCAGTCTCACGCCACATGCTGTTGTGATTTGTGAACCTCAAATtacttttttcatatattatacaatttctgcaaattttacgaatattttatttgaattttaataataaatggAATATCACCGTTAATGATTATGTGCTTCAATTTAATCAAAGTTCCAGattcatttatatttatgtgATACTCAATTTGCAGTATTAAttgttgatttaaaaaaaagattgaagT
This window contains:
- the LOC140968520 gene encoding UDP-glucose 4-epimerase GEPI48-like is translated as MVRRSIHYQLAKSIAGYPRVVYILYYQCALFVYTASLEFTFCSFLHFASEKSDQYSIFVPGFSLLSIKTMSRSILVTGGAGYIGSHTVLQLLLGGYKTAVVDNLDNSSEIAIKRVQELAGEHGSNLTFHKIDLRDKPALEKLFASEKFEAVIHFAGLKAVGESVQKPLLYYDNNLIGTIVLLEVMAAHGCKNLVFSSSATVYGWPKVVPCTEESPISAANPYGRTKLFIEEICRDIYQSDSTWKIILLRYFNPVGAHPSGYIGEDPRGIPNNLMPFVQQVAVGRRPVLTVYGTDYKTIDGTGVRDYIHVVDLADGHIAALKKLADPSVGCEVYNLGTGKGTSVLEMVAAFEKASGKKIPLVMADRRPGDAEIVYAETGKAERELNWKAKYGIEEFCRDQWNWASKNPYGYEAQAP
- the LOC140968497 gene encoding probable protein phosphatase 2C 8; translated protein: MSFMHEPRLPREDDPEKMASGSGKETSLHARRARGSRRNRLRIQRLKSLSLKAEAGSFKNDQGSELHSSVSSAESVDIGSGKGYRFGCEEEGFSEGKSDGLDFGHVSVMGRRRVMEDSVAVVPPVGFAGEYSFFAVYDGHGGAEVAKSCCERLHIFLEKHVEKARNSPLVEEFDWKKVMAGCFRSMDEEFSEEENAAEMGSTALVVLVGKEEVVVANCGDSRAVLGRGGAAVPLSRDHKPDRPDEKQRIEAAGGNILNWNGWRVQGVLATSRSLGDYSLKKYVISEPEVIVAKRTESDDFLIIATDGLWDVLCNRIACQVVKNCLRGRIEPRHDRTGASEAAAALVELAISRGSRDNISVIVVQLK
- the LOC140968524 gene encoding NAD(P)H-quinone oxidoreductase subunit S, chloroplastic, whose translation is MVMAASFQLPTPQPPILPKSHFLGRSNSIITNQKSPIYKNTKSRLKNIPTAKFNLYEIMGGRGLCNGEENLGKELERTVSESSQLATASKLEEDKASPLSNIPEDGFGKEMLGLTGGFPGGERGLEMFIAQNPPPPKKDKSFVFDKSLVKKPKPPELPLILPGMIAIVKNPNNPFHMYCGIVQRITDGKAGVLFEGGNWDRLVTFRLEELERREKGPPMVSPSSVIIEEMVETSS